Within the Periophthalmus magnuspinnatus isolate fPerMag1 chromosome 7, fPerMag1.2.pri, whole genome shotgun sequence genome, the region TTAACTTTTATCACCACTAATGAAAAGTTTATGACCCAAGCTACAACAAGTGTCACCCCTACTTTCACCAACACAGAGGAAGAAGGCCAAGAAACCACAACTACACTATTTGTAACAGAGGGCACTAAGGTAAATGTGACCAGTGGGACTACATTACCCAGCAGCACTAGCGGTCATGAAGAGTTGAAGTTGCTAGATCCCTCTGGAGAAAGTGTGGGGTCTTCTTCATCTGGTATTAACCCGACTACATCTTCAGAAATAAtaattttgacagattttacaacTATGGCGGATAGTCAGGTGGAAGGTTTGGAGGTGTTGGAGGGAACGGAGGCTTGGGTGAAAGAGTGGGACAAaagtggagaagaggagaaggaagcaCTCATCTTTACAGCATCAGAAGCTCCAATGGAAGAAGACGAGGCTCAAGTTTATGAACCACCTCTGCAAAGTGAGGCCATATCAGACATGGCAGTGGGTTATCAGGGGGATTCTACAGATGAGACATATCTGCGGGTGAGTGGAGAAGGCGGGTGTGCaaagaaaatcatgaaaaataaataaataaataaaactaccaaaatatacaaacaaaaatcattGCACTAGTTTAATCTAATGTCAACAATGGACCGTGCGCCACGTTGGTTTTCTCATAATTTGGCCAATGAATAGAATAACTTATGAAAGTAGCATCTATGTTGACAGAaccactgaaaaataaaaatgaaagtatAATAATTTTCTGATAGTGGTGGTATTTTTTAACCTTtgtaaactatttaaaatgcacaCTAGCTGACATCATTTTAATACAAGTCTTAAGATTTCACAGCACTAACACAGCTCTCTCCATGCCATTGCTCACCACATGATATGCTAACTACAACGATCCAGTCAAAATTAACTTGACCACACACAGATGTCATTCTTCATATATGCACAAATCATAAACAGGTTTACTATCTCTTGTTCATGTTGAGTTGGTTTATGAGTTTGTTAGTAATAATTTAGAATTAGCAGTGCCTGTTTGCTTGGTGTGTAAATGTTTgcatgaagtgaatgaatagttTGCATGAGTCAGCATGCTGATGAGGCTGTGAAGTAGTCTAGAAAATATTGTTCACCAAGATTAACCCAAGGTGCAAGGTGAATGTTGATCTTTTCTGACAGTGTGAAGGTATCTACTGTTACACAGCTGTCATTTACGGAAAGATAATTTGTCTCTTATTTGCTGCCACTGAATTATGAAGAAACCACCAGAGGCTTAGACTTGTAATAACAAAATTAGTACTCTCTTGTTGGTTGTCTATGCAGTCAATAGTCAGTAGTGTAATTTACAAAGTGGCACTTGTCTTTTCTTGCCTATATGTCCTTACTAatggtttgtcctggttgagcAGGAGTGTCCTTGTGTGGATAAGGTCCAGGACTCCTCTCTTCTGCCAGTGAATGTGGAGAGAAAAATCACTCTGGTGGGACAGCACCTACACTTGTTCCAGGTAAACCACTAAAAATGTAGAATATAAGAAATATTACGCTGACAGAACAGATTTTAATTGTTTATCATCTCCCAAACcgttttaatgtatttgttttaaaagataaaatcaTGGTTAACTTGTGCCGATTCCCTGCCTTATCCCTGTCCTCTGGCCCATAGGATGAGAGTCTGCAGTATGAGTGTGTTCTAGATGTAGAGAATCACTCAGTGGTGGTGGAAGCGTCTGTGGAGCAGGACCAGAACCAGCCCACTGTCTTCTTTATCACCTGTCACCCCCACCAGGTCTGAACTCAAAATAAGGAAACGTCTGTCTACTAATCAAATGTTTTGCTTCTGACATTATTCAGTTTCAGTGTGCtaaaatgattttaaatttgGTAcgtttgtgattgtgattaactTTATTAGTATATACTAGTTGCCTTTAGgacaacggatggaaattagcctttggctataatctggtgtgtttacattcatgctgaatcatgtctgttcattaacatgcattgtcccaatcaaataaatataagataaaATCCAGCGTTGCTGTTTAATAGTTTTGTGGCCAATGTTTAGTAGAATATATTTACCTCATAACTTGTCTCTAACTCTTCTAACTTCTTCTGTGAGTGAAACGGTCTGGGTCTAATCTTATACCATGATAGTCTGtgataaatgtttatcatcagtagattattttgcttttttttttttaatccattgCATTGATGTGTTCCAGTATGCCTATTCATCCCTGACGGAGGAGTACCAGGCAACTATAAATGTGAGACGAAAGAACCACTTTCTTATCGACAGCTCTGAGAATCTTCATGGTCAGTGCAGGCAGCCATTTTGACTTTTCCATGCATGTTGTGTCATAATTAGAGCcagtatgttgttgtttttttcatggccaatactAATGTATTGGAATATAGAGCAGTGATTGCTGATAAGCTCTGACGATATTTTGAGACCGATATGGATTTTGATCATTACTGCAATCTCCTgaatgtttctctctgtcttctgcAGTGACCCTATTCAACTGCTCCGTGGGTCGCTCAGACTGCAGCCGCTGTCGGACAGCTGACCATAAGTATGGCTGTGTGTGGTGTGGGGGAGCGGTGCAATCCAGATGTGTGTACAGAGACTCCTGTTCAGATGAAGTCAAGCACTCCTGCCCAGCACCTGTTATTCACTTTGTAAGTCTAATTcaaaacagcattttcaaaataatgaaactgCTTCAACATAAGTGACTGTAAAAATAGACTTGTGTTAGATTGGTAGATATAATATTTAAGGAGAAAAGTGTTAGTGTGTGATTTTGATGAGTGGGAGGGACTGTCTTTGCTGTATGTTCATCATGTTAATGAGTGCACTAAACTGTAAAGCGATTTTAAATGACTATATTAGCACATTATATAACACTAATGTGAAAGAATTGTTGGGTAAAGGTGGATAAGAAATTAAGACAAACTTGAATGCGTTTTCATGTTGTATAGaactggttttgtttgtttttggttaaCGGTTTTGCATTTGTGGTCTGACATTGTTTTTCTCGTAGGTCTATTCAAAGTGGAAACAGTCCCCATTGTTCTACGACTTTTGTGTAGATAAAGCAAAGATAATCACTAGCACAATAGAGAAGCTTAAAGAGTTGTGGTTTGCAAAGAGCTGCGTTAGCCTCGGAGGATATGGAAGCTTTGGACAAATTTTGTGAAATCTTGCTTGCTCAGTTAGACAcacaaatgtgcatattttATATCAGTACAAATTTGTATAATAAAATGCTTGAtaactttaatttcatttatttattacttatgttttttaaagttttttttcttattttatttgttttttgtgaacTACTATAACTCAACATGCCCGACGGTTCACATGTTGCAGGTGGACCCGGTGTCTGGCCCGGTCGAGGGGGGCACAGTGGTGACCATCTCTGGCTCTAACTTGGGGCAGAGAGCCGAGGACATCCAGAGTTCTGTGACTGTGGCTGGAGTTGCCTGTCACGTCATCCACAGCAGATACGAAGTGTCCTCCAGGCAAGACATATCTCTGCTTCAGTCAAATGCATGCGGCTTTATTCCAGAACAGTGTGGAGATATTCATTTGTGTTGattgtttgttgtgttgtttcatgttGTTTTCTAGGATTGTGTGTGAGACTTCGAGcagcggaggagagagaagtggCCATGCTTCTGTCAAAGTGAGAGGCGGAGGATTAGGCCTGTCGCAACAAATCTTCAGCTTCCAGGTAAAACACGTTGTATAGATGTTGAGGATTACTGTCTTAAGCCCAACCAAATTTAGATGCATTCATTCCATAAATAATGGTATACATCAGTGGCTCTCAAACCAGGGTATGCGTACCATTGGCGGTACACAAGCTCGTTCAAGTGGTACAGTCTGCACAGTTCAAATATTTGCTGAGTTTTGCCCTCCTTTGGACCAGTCCTTGGTTAGAACTAGTGTAGTGTGTAGTcccaatttagacctggttttggttagggttagagtaCTCCAAAGGCCAAATATttacttggtgtgaaaaaacAGACTATACCAGGGAGTATAAAACACGGTTGACATTTATGTTGTGTGGACCAGGGCACGGAACTTCCCTCTCTGCTGTAATGAGCTACACTGTCACGCTCCATTTAGACTCACATCTGACTGTTTATGAAACGGTCGGACACAGATGGGATTTAACTCTTTATCACTGACTCTGAAGACTTCCTGTGTGGCGTGAAAGTGCAGTGCTACTGTTTTCTGTGAAATACTGATATGATCTTGAGCCTCTATAAATGTCACATTACAGAAAATAGATTGCATACATTTTTGCACAATGATGTTGTTGCACATAGCAAACTTTAAATCTCCACACACCTACTGTTGGATCAGACTATAGTATGTGATGATGTGAGGATCATAAAAGTGAATATGCCCTTGATTCTGCTAtcatacaactactactacttttaataGTAATTTTCCCCAGCCCCATCTCTATTTAATATTAGAGCCCTATGAATATGAATATCCCCAGACATGTTGACAAAGACCTATCCATTATTTCCATACTGATGAAATATTAATtccgttgccatagtaattaacaattaaaaacatattgttgtattttttcaatgataaaaagtcttcaaaatgtcacctacaaCAAGAAGTTGAAACTTATGAATATGCACAcatatatttttctctttttaaaaacatctaGGACCCAGTGTTAAACAGCATATTCCCACATAGAGGTCCCAAAGCCGGGGGTTCGTCTGTGACCATTAGGGGCAGGCGGCTGCGGACAGGACATACTAGTGAAGTCAGCGTCCTGATCGGAGGAGAGCCCTGTCTGGTGTAAGTATCAGCACAGCTATATTGTGGGTTAGTgggtttttaaaaatctgtttttgttacatccagtgaAGTGACCTACTTTTTAGGCTTCATagtgttgtttatttctgtgtGGATTTGTGCGCGCAGGTTGAAAATCCTGGATGATGAGATCCAGTGTGTGACCCGGGGCGGTAACAGAACAGGGGAGCACAGCATCACTGTAAGATTTGGAAATGCAGAGCGACACCTGCAGGGCCTAGTCTATCATTACACCCCCAACCCCAACATCACCAGTGCAGCTCCATCCAAGAGCTTCTTCAGGTCTGTTGCTTAATTAATGTTAGTTAATATCATACTCCCAGACACATTCATTGCATGGTTTTACCACAAATATTCTACAGAAATACCTACACATCTTAGACCTGTCATTCACTTTTATAACAACTAGGCCCTTGAAagattattattgctatttccacaactactgctactactactactacaactacaatgaCTGTTTTAGCTGTAATTTTACCAACTTCCATCTTTATTAGAAATGATAGACttatagaatattgtgatgcaCTCTGAAACAGATtctattttaaaatagttttaaaacaaaagtttatgttttattattttatgctaAATGCAACTAACATAACTAAATGTTGAGCAAAGCAtctatagtttttatttaagGCACATAATTATTTCTCTCGCTCTGTTCAGTGGTGGCAGGATTATCCGAGTGTCTGGTCAGAATCTGGATGTTGTCCAAGAGCCTAAAATCCGGGTGACTCTGAGCCCCCCGGACACTCTCCCCCCGAGAAGGAGACGGAACGTGGTGCGGAAAAAGGACAGGAAACACCTCCATAAGAATTCGCTGAAAAGGTGGAGGAGGATTGTCCCAGAGGCAGACTGTCCCGAGGGTGCTCTCTGTCAGGTCAAACAGGTACTCCCTCCAATATTAGACAATGAtaactataaataaaaaaatacaaaatacaaaaaaatgtacgaTATGTTATTGAATGTTTTTACTCCTTACTCCCATTTTTTAGACTATATATGCAATCTGGTGCCAAAATGAAGCTTGACCTCTACTCCTTTATCCACTTTAATATAATTAGCTACACTATCCCAGAAAGAACATGTTGTTCTTTATAAAATGATCTGGTGCAAAAAAGATGAATCAGAAATAAAAATCatgctaattttattttttattttttaacttcttCCTGTTCCAGTACGAGGCTCGCTGTACAGTCAACAGCTCGACCCTCATCTTGTGTCCTACCCCAGAAGTGGGACCAGAGGCCAGAAGAGcgaaggtcaaagttcacttcCTTTTGGACAGCCTCCATTTTGATTTCAGCACTGTGGGGAACGAGGCCTTCAGCTATGAGCCCAACCCCAGACTTTATCCTCTCAACCACAACAACCCCAACAAGCCCTTCCACCACAAGCCAGGCAGCATCATCTCTGTGGAGGTAAACACAGcttaaatacacaataataattatttaatcCCCTCTCAGAGTTGTACATTtaataatactgaaataaaagtcaCAAGACATCGTGGATTTTTTTCCTTACACATTTATACTACTtgcattaattattatttaattaaattagaTGGTacaaattacagaaaataattatatttattaattatatatttgGTACTGGTTTAATTCTTAAAGAAAATATACCATTATCTCGGTGTGTTTTAGGGAGAAAACCTGGACCTGGCCATCTTCAAACATGAGGTAGAGGCACGTATTGGAGAGGGGACCTGTGCAGTGAAGACTCTGACCCACAACCATCTGTACTGTGAGCCCCCAGCCCACCTGCCCTCCCTCACCTCTGGGAAGAAGCAGGACCTGGAGAGCCTGCCTGAATTTACTGTAAGAGAAACACTGCAACTACTAATAGTACTTCAATTACATAAATAGTTGTATTTACTGGTACTTATTTGGGGGTATATAAACGTTATGTAGTAATAATATCTCTGGAGAAGTATCAAAATAAAGGGAATTCACGACCAAAGTGATTCTTCTACTGGTGAAAATTTTTGGATGTATTCACTGTCCTTTGAATAACAAAAGCATTacatataacaaaaataaagaaccaaaatacaaaattatcattaaaataaaatacatttttgtaccTTTCTGCTAAATTCAAAAATTTTGTGTTATAATTGTTCAGAGAATAATCCAAAAAGTTGGTTATaatgaattgtttttttgttttttgttttttttcaggtgaGAATGGGGAACCTGAACTTCTCGTTGGGCAGAGTACAGTACGATAGCCAGGCCCAGTCCACATTCCCTCTGGAGGCTCAGGTGGGGGTCGGAGTGGGGGCTTCTATTGTGGCTCTCATCGTGCTCATGATAGTGCTCATATACAGGTACAGAAAGGCTGTGTATGTCCTAGAATCAATATCAAAAGGTATGTAGACCAACATGCAATTTGTGCCATTAGGAGGAAGAGTAAACAAGCAATGAGAGACTACAAAAAGGTACAGATCCAGCTGGAGAATTTGGAAACTAGCGTGAGAGACCGCTGCAAGAAAGAATTCACaggtaaaaaatacaacaaaaaaagacaCAACTAATTTGATTCTGAAAGATAAAGTTTGGTGCTGTGTTCCCTTAGACCTCATGACAGAGATGATGGACATGTCTAGTGACCTGGTGGGCTCCGGGATCCCTTTCTTGGATTACAGAGCCTATGCAGAGCGCATTTTCTTTCCCGGCCACCAGGAGTCGCCTTTGAGACGAGACCTGGATGTTCCTGAGAGCCGGAGACAGACCGTAGAGCAGGGTCTGGTCCAGCTCTCCAATCTACTCAACAGTAAACTCTTCCTCACTAAGGTTAGTTTTTATGGTAAAAAATTCTCAAATTATTCAGCAACCAATTGTAATCAAATTTGTCATTTTCCTTCCTGTAGTTTATCCACACGTTGGAGGTACAGAGGACTTTTTCCCCTCGGGACAGGGCCTATGTGGCGTCTCTTCTCACTGTTGCTCTGCATGGTAAACTGGAGTACTTCACAGACATCCTCAAAACACTTCTCAATGACCTGGTGGAGCAGTATGTGGCCAAAAACCCCAAACTGATGTTGCGGAGGTAAGAATATTGCATGGCTATCAGTATTAAAGCGGGTGAACTATagacatttaaaatactttgtgtttttgcaggaCTGAATCAGTGGTTGAAAAGCTTTTGACAAACTGGATGTCAATATGTCTGTACACATTTTTGAGGGTATGTTCTGCATTTTCAgtctaaaattaaaaaataaataaaaaatgattggAATTTCTCAGAATGTACTGCAAGTCAGTTCGAAGCTAGcctagaaaatggaagaaatcCAAACTAGCAGGGGTGTAAATTTCTGTATCCAGTACATAGTCTCAGCTTTTATCATTTCACATTAGCCAAGTGCCAACAAACTAATAGCCTTATAGGAGAAACCTGTCcagtgctgttttttttatttcttactATTATGTGTATCTGGAATGCAACAATTACTGAAAGAGAGCTTTATCTGTAAGCTGACCAGGTTGGgcagtgtccaaacttttgctgGATATAAAAGATTCTTATATGGAAAATGCTGTATGGGATCACTTAAACAATTGTTAAATCCATTAGAGATAAGCCTGCCCTGACCTTGGATGTGTTGTTGGCAGGAGTCAGCGGGGGAGTCCTTCTACATGCTGTTCAGAGCCATTAAACACCAGGTGGACAAGGGCCCAGTGGACGCTGTGACAGGGAAGGCCAAGTACACACTAAATGACAACCGTCTGCTGAGGGAGGACGTGGAGTACCGCACTCTGGTAACACTATAAGAACTATTTATGaacattttgtgttgtttctacATACTTattgtgattgaataaatgtataTCAAACAGTACAGGATACATAATAAACTTcactatattttattaaattaattcaaatttttACAGACCCTGAATGTAGTGGTGCCAGCGTCAGCGGGTGGAGGAGCTGCGTCTCAGACAGTACCAGCCAAAGTGCTGGACTGTGACACCATCACCCAGGTGAAGGAGAAACTTCTGGAGCAGACCTGGAAGGGAACGTCGTTCTCTCAAAGACCACACATAGACTCTGTGCTCCTTGGTGAGTGCTGTATTTCCCCTTCatgaagtagatttttttggccaatatcaatattttgttattgttgttaaagTTATtgtaaaattaacttttcattttcacataatATACTAAgtgaacatattttatttatctagGGTATAAAATTATTAGCTGCATGATTGTGTAAACTTAACAGATGTATTTTTAGCCTTTTtgcttttctatttccatttttattcattAGTCAGATCAAAAAGAATTCTGATGTTGTACAAACTGGGAATGGgcacacagacaggagcagcttAGAAACAATATTGTCACCAAATATTTGCTAAATTTTCAGCATTATACCGATATCTGGGAAATTTTAGAGCCAATATTTGGAATCGATTAATTGCCCATAACTGTTTGTGTGCATACACCTTATGATCTAAGTTCTGtgactgctctgtgcttacAGAATGGCGTGCAGGAGTAGCGGGTCACCTCATCCTCTCAGATGAGGATTTAACCTCTGTGGTCCAGGGCTCATGGAAGCGTCTCAATACATTACAGCACTACAAGGTCAGTGCATACACAGCACACGTGCCCACTATTCAATACTCAGTTGTTATTCTTCATTAAGCACATTTGTTCTTTCCACAGGTTCCTGATGGAGCAACAGTGGCTCTTGTCCCCAGAAATGTCAAACACCATCTCCACGACAGCCACGACTACATGCCTGGAGAGAGTGAGTACTCACACATATTCACTAAAGGTTTGTAAAGTGTTCATATACTATAAAATTAAACAGGCAATTCACAAATCTACCAGAGGAGGGTGCTGTGTCCTTTTGTTATGATGTAGTCATTATACAGGGAATTAATAGCAATTGTTTTTGCAAATACACAATTATTTGGGATTGtaacaaaaaatgcataatgcagcatttttatattttaatcaaaGTAGCAGTTACAGCTTGTTACATACACAGACGTACATATTATATTCACCGACTGGCAGCAAGGCAAGCTAATTCACCTTCTGTATGGTACATTAGTCAGttgatacatattttatttagtttattgttTTAGGATTATGTAACATcgttttaaagtttttgttgAATGTTAGATGATTAAAACAGAAGTACAAGAAATAACtgcattaaatatttgtttacgTGCAGAGACCCCAATGCTGGACGATGGGGAGGAAGGTGGGGTGAGACTGTGGCACTTGGTGAAAGCCAGTGAGGACTCAGAGCTGCCCAAACACCGCAGAGGCAgcctgagggagagaggaggggagagggccAAGGCTATCCCCGAAATCTACCTCACCAGGCTACTCTCCATGAAGGTACTTGGATGTCCATTTTACAACTAAGGATGTAGCCTACGCAACTATGACATTTAAATGTCATTGATATTTTCAAACAAGGGGTCACAAAGTTTGAATGAAaagcatatttatatttactttgtgTATTTACCGGTAGTTTTTTGTGGTTCATtgaggcatgtttgagtaatcctacataTTTACTCGAAACCTTAAAATGCTTGCCCCATTTGTTAGGTGTATCTGTTTGAACATCAATTTGAATTCATATTGGTcctttttaaagtccatacaccttcaccaaaCTCAAGTTTGCTCCAGAGTGCAGTTTTTGCCACAAGCTTGAGAATAGTTAACTTTTCAATGCTCTAGTTGATGCACTGGCataataaagtacatttaataaagggcttgtatattgtatattagTTATGGTTACTCAGCAgcaaagtgaatgaataattaaCTTTTTTCATCTGTGGTGTCAATAattgtaaatagtttttttcCTCACAACAATCGTTGTACGACTCCTTCAacagctcctctgctctgacctgTGTTCTTGTGTTGATCCTAGGGCACACTGCAGAAGTTTGTGGATGACTTGTTCACAGCTATCCTGAGCACCAGTCGCCCTGTGCCTCTGGCTGTGAAGTACTTCTTTGACCTGCTGGACGAGCAGGCTCTACAGCACAACATCACTGACCCAGAGACCATCCACATCTGGAAGACCAACAGGTGAGTGGACCACTGCCAAAGTAGACTCACCCCCTCAGATACAGACAGGCTCATGTTGAGCTGACAGGTGACTAAGCAGGCAAAAAGAGTACTGATCACACACTGATCTTGAACATCTTCCATTGACAACAATTGCaaaaaatttatgtttttgttaaatatattacaaatattTGTAGTAAATAATATACCAAGACAATTAATATATTCAGAGAACGGTGTGTCTCCAGTTGGTTTAATGTCTTTCCTAACAGTGAAATTTTTTCGAgtattttttcatcattttcatcatcagtgctgacaggaaactTATTTATTCTTCTAATGTTACCCATATGTAAACCAAAACCATCCTTGAATATCTTTAGATTAAtctgattgtgtgtgtgtacagtttgCCTCTGCGGTTTTGGATCAACATTCTGAAGAACCCTCAGTTCATCTTTGATGTTCAGACTTCAGACCATGTGGACGCTGTGCTGTCGGTTATTGCACAGACCTTTATGGACTCCTGCACCATTGCTGACCATAAACTAGGAAGGGTACGGCTCAAAGTTGCTTATGATCTTTAGCTACTTACGCTATCTCCTCATAGGCCTACTAAACTTTGGTAATGTTACTGGATCTGCAATCCTATTTAAAGTCACCTTAAAAATAGCATTACAAAATATACTCAAGGAAAGTCAAGGAAAATCCCacaatttgatttgaaaaattGCACTTAGAAGCATAATGCAAAACTATTCTGATTCCCTTTAGTTTTGTGTTTCATAATTTGAAGCAGGTTCCATTGTCCAATCTTCACGCTTgcatttttccatctgtctTTGTGCTCAGGACTCTCCCATCAACAAGTTGCTGTACGCGAGAGACATCCCTCGctacaagcagatggtggagaGGTGAGAATATGCCAAGCGTGCGCCCTGCTGACCCCAggcctacacacacatacacgcacccATACACATGCTGTACACCAGAGTCTGGGTtaggggggtgtgggggggtcCTGGGACAATCTGTCAGAGCAGACAGGGAGCAGACATGGACCAGGGCAGAGCAAAGGCCCGCCAGGCTCAACGCGTGAGTGGGTCTACAGCAGACGGTTACATTTAGTGCTCTGATACTCTGAAGGCTCATTGGACATGTGTTAGACGCTAATCGGACAGTTTGAGAGGATGGTTAGCCTCGTGAATTAGGAGAAATTATAAACAGGCAATTCTCTTTTTAGACATCATCTCAGTGTGTgttctctttttcctttttgtgcCATATTCAGTCGGCCTTATTACATCCTGTATTTTGGCTACCCcaatctgttttaaatattggCCAACAGAATGTGGCTTCCCTGATTGCAATATGGGCCAGGCCACCCTTAACGCCTATAAAACAGAGAATGTAGATAAAAATGTTATGATATGATACAGTCAAATTACTTTAAAGTGTATGTGTACAAAAGTGTAAAGATCTTGTTATAAAATATGGCAAAGATACAAGATAAGAACTAatctttttacacattttactgaTAGTTTCTCAGtcaaaaatagtgtaaaaaaaatctatcaatCCACCACAAGAGGTCACTGTAGTTACACAAATACATCAGCTTCAGAATGGTAAGAAATAAACTTCCAATATTCTATTTTCTGCTCATAGGTACTACGGAGACATCAGACAGACCATCTCAGCCAGTGACCAGGAGATGAACTCTGCTCTGGCTGAACTTTCACGGGTGAGTTTAAGAacataaatgaatataaaactatgaaaaatttatttaaaatgaagacTTTATGTGGTGccactgttttttctttttaaaacgcAGAATTACGCGGCAGAGGTCAACTGTCTGGTGGCTTTGAATGAACTCTACAAGtacataaacaaatactatGACCAGGTAAGATACAATCAGATACCG harbors:
- the LOC117373236 gene encoding plexin-B1-like; this encodes MPHGKAASCTLLLFLSTLLSTLLSPSALARTYPRFSRNDTVFQHLALHPDPSVGTVYVGARNHLFQLDGLRGLRLEQEEITGPVSDGKDCFPPITETSCSHAGITSNYNKLLLLDPYAQELITCGSVHQGTCQKRSLASIKKVIFSTERPVDTQHVAANDEHVSTVGLVVRPHAGGRTVMYVGRGYTANHPPISTRHLSSEPVFSYEETAKLAVAGRLAEYDHHFVSVFTRHSYVYFLFYRRDIQAGSREYRTYAARVCLDDTSYYSYVEVPLVCKSSSSASSRNFNLLQAAQVGRGTGRQGDHLLGVFSSRLSSSHSSPSDPSALCVYPLEELDLHINSTRNLCYTQDGRTDRGQEVAYIEYEVKSSCANLPPNTLNAYPCGSDHTPSPMASRSPVEVRPAWSTSASRLTAVAVSVREGHSIAFLGDARGALHKVYLGQNGEVEVYANTVIQANSPISSDLLLDPNGGHIYIMTQNAVEKRPVAECGEHTDCQSCLSTRDPYCGWCVLEGRCGQRWECRRGSVHGHWLWSFNQTQQCLSIQQLSLYNISRGVKTEITVSVEGLPSLTKEEAYSCFFHNTESPAVLTNSGVMCSTPDGNRLPPIRHGDDYVMATLSLRFLNVIVAETEFTFYNCSLVQQLSGRRPCQGCVSSRWGCNWCIQQHLCTHQHSCGQGLMIYNQHFNPPTPTMPPPTSTPTTTPTTTTTTTTTTTAATTVLMTTTTSTMPPPITTQTIEATTIMTPVPPTTQNANLTFITTNEKFMTQATTSVTPTFTNTEEEGQETTTTLFVTEGTKVNVTSGTTLPSSTSGHEELKLLDPSGESVGSSSSGINPTTSSEIIILTDFTTMADSQVEGLEVLEGTEAWVKEWDKSGEEEKEALIFTASEAPMEEDEAQVYEPPLQSEAISDMAVGYQGDSTDETYLRECPCVDKVQDSSLLPVNVERKITLVGQHLHLFQDESLQYECVLDVENHSVVVEASVEQDQNQPTVFFITCHPHQYAYSSLTEEYQATINVRRKNHFLIDSSENLHVTLFNCSVGRSDCSRCRTADHKYGCVWCGGAVQSRCVYRDSCSDEVKHSCPAPVIHFVDPVSGPVEGGTVVTISGSNLGQRAEDIQSSVTVAGVACHVIHSRYEVSSRIVCETSSSGGERSGHASVKVRGGGLGLSQQIFSFQDPVLNSIFPHRGPKAGGSSVTIRGRRLRTGHTSEVSVLIGGEPCLVLKILDDEIQCVTRGGNRTGEHSITVRFGNAERHLQGLVYHYTPNPNITSAAPSKSFFSGGRIIRVSGQNLDVVQEPKIRVTLSPPDTLPPRRRRNVVRKKDRKHLHKNSLKRWRRIVPEADCPEGALCQVKQYEARCTVNSSTLILCPTPEVGPEARRAKVKVHFLLDSLHFDFSTVGNEAFSYEPNPRLYPLNHNNPNKPFHHKPGSIISVEGENLDLAIFKHEVEARIGEGTCAVKTLTHNHLYCEPPAHLPSLTSGKKQDLESLPEFTVRMGNLNFSLGRVQYDSQAQSTFPLEAQVGVGVGASIVALIVLMIVLIYRRKSKQAMRDYKKVQIQLENLETSVRDRCKKEFTDLMTEMMDMSSDLVGSGIPFLDYRAYAERIFFPGHQESPLRRDLDVPESRRQTVEQGLVQLSNLLNSKLFLTKFIHTLEVQRTFSPRDRAYVASLLTVALHGKLEYFTDILKTLLNDLVEQYVAKNPKLMLRRTESVVEKLLTNWMSICLYTFLRESAGESFYMLFRAIKHQVDKGPVDAVTGKAKYTLNDNRLLREDVEYRTLTLNVVVPASAGGGAASQTVPAKVLDCDTITQVKEKLLEQTWKGTSFSQRPHIDSVLLEWRAGVAGHLILSDEDLTSVVQGSWKRLNTLQHYKVPDGATVALVPRNVKHHLHDSHDYMPGEKTPMLDDGEEGGVRLWHLVKASEDSELPKHRRGSLRERGGERAKAIPEIYLTRLLSMKGTLQKFVDDLFTAILSTSRPVPLAVKYFFDLLDEQALQHNITDPETIHIWKTNSLPLRFWINILKNPQFIFDVQTSDHVDAVLSVIAQTFMDSCTIADHKLGRDSPINKLLYARDIPRYKQMVERYYGDIRQTISASDQEMNSALAELSRNYAAEVNCLVALNELYKYINKYYDQIITALEDDSTAQKMQLGYRLQQIAAAVENKVTDL